In one window of Candidatus Rubrimentiphilum sp. DNA:
- a CDS encoding MogA/MoaB family molybdenum cofactor biosynthesis protein yields the protein MKTALIVLSDRAASGERPDTCIPIMRERLGAAYAIVREAVLPDDPGALQAELIELCDSGAASLIITSGGTGVSPRDRTPQATAAILDYEVPGIAEAIRTASIAIVPTAMLSRATAGVRNRTLIVNLPGSPKAVAESLAVVLPVLPHAIEQLNGKDGHG from the coding sequence GTGAAAACCGCGCTGATCGTTTTGTCCGATCGGGCGGCGTCCGGCGAACGGCCGGACACGTGCATTCCAATCATGCGCGAGCGGCTCGGCGCGGCCTATGCGATCGTGCGCGAAGCGGTGCTGCCCGACGATCCCGGTGCGCTCCAGGCCGAGCTCATCGAGCTCTGCGATTCAGGCGCTGCGTCGTTAATCATTACGAGCGGGGGCACCGGAGTTTCACCGCGCGACCGCACGCCGCAGGCGACGGCGGCAATTCTGGATTACGAAGTCCCGGGGATTGCCGAAGCGATTCGCACCGCGTCGATTGCAATCGTCCCGACCGCGATGCTGTCGCGGGCGACGGCCGGCGTGCGCAACCGCACGCTGATCGTGAATCTTCCGGGCAGTCCGAAAGCGGTCGCCGAGTCGCTCGCCGTGGTGCTGCCGGTTCTGCCGCACGCGATCGAACAACTGAACGGTAAAGACGGGCACGGGTAG
- a CDS encoding folylpolyglutamate synthase/dihydrofolate synthase family protein produces MTFAQAQAYVLELVSETGSRREPYRLDRMRRFLLELGNPQDRYPTIHVGGTSGKGSTSAMIAAALTAAGKRTGLHTKPHLHSVLERARIDGVPVSEERFAELIELLIPAMDRVSAEFTRPSYYETLLALAFLLFAQEQVDVAVIEVGVGGTLDGTNVLHPLVSIITNVGLDHTDILGDTVEQIAADKAGIAKPGVPLLSAADRPEARAVIEAQCRRVGAPFVFVPDVVTIEDVRLEPFSQRFTVKTPAAQYHLEIPVLGEFQQTNAACAVLALEYLPEQLRPTPAQVEEGLARLSLPGRMEYFPAHPAVIFDVAHNPDKAEHLVQSLRAHFPDRHFTFVLAIGESKDAGEVLRVFSQLPATFIFTSFDARGRPATKPQRLASIAESLGLWGRAIPDAVEAFSIARRNAGGDEIVVVSGSTFVVAELREWWLENVVASSAH; encoded by the coding sequence GTGACGTTCGCGCAAGCGCAAGCCTACGTCTTGGAACTCGTGAGCGAAACGGGTTCCCGCCGCGAACCGTACCGGCTCGATCGCATGCGCCGGTTCTTGCTGGAACTCGGCAATCCGCAAGACCGCTATCCGACGATCCACGTCGGCGGCACGAGCGGAAAAGGTTCGACGAGCGCGATGATCGCCGCCGCGCTGACCGCCGCCGGCAAGCGCACGGGGCTGCACACCAAACCGCACCTCCATTCGGTGCTTGAGCGTGCCAGGATCGACGGCGTGCCGGTTTCCGAGGAACGATTTGCCGAACTCATCGAGCTCCTGATCCCGGCGATGGATCGCGTGAGTGCCGAGTTCACGCGCCCGTCCTACTACGAAACGCTGCTCGCGCTTGCGTTTCTTCTCTTTGCGCAAGAACAGGTTGACGTCGCCGTCATCGAGGTAGGCGTCGGCGGCACGCTGGACGGCACCAACGTCTTGCACCCGCTGGTCAGCATTATCACCAACGTCGGGCTCGATCACACCGACATACTCGGCGACACTGTGGAACAGATCGCCGCCGACAAAGCCGGCATCGCCAAACCCGGCGTGCCGCTTTTGAGCGCCGCCGACAGGCCCGAAGCGCGAGCCGTTATCGAGGCGCAGTGCCGGCGCGTCGGCGCGCCGTTCGTCTTCGTGCCGGACGTTGTGACGATCGAGGACGTGCGGCTCGAGCCTTTCAGTCAGCGCTTTACCGTAAAAACTCCCGCGGCGCAGTATCATCTCGAAATTCCGGTTCTTGGTGAATTCCAGCAGACGAACGCAGCGTGCGCCGTGCTTGCGCTCGAGTATTTGCCGGAGCAACTGCGTCCCACGCCGGCGCAGGTCGAAGAAGGTCTAGCCCGGCTCAGCTTGCCGGGACGGATGGAATACTTTCCGGCGCATCCGGCGGTGATATTCGATGTGGCTCACAATCCCGACAAGGCCGAACATCTGGTTCAGTCGCTGCGGGCGCACTTTCCGGACCGGCATTTTACGTTCGTGCTTGCTATCGGCGAAAGCAAGGATGCGGGCGAAGTGCTGCGGGTTTTTTCGCAGCTGCCCGCCACGTTTATCTTTACGTCGTTCGATGCGCGTGGGCGGCCCGCGACCAAACCGCAGCGGCTGGCGAGTATTGCGGAATCTTTGGGGCTGTGGGGACGGGCTATTCCGGACGCGGTCGAAGCATTCAGCATTGCCAGGCGCAATGCCGGCGGCGACGAGATCGTAGTGGTCAGCGGCTCGACGTTCGTGGTGGCCGAGCTGCGCGAGTGGTGGTTGGAGAACGTCGTTGCAAGCAGTGCGCACTAG
- a CDS encoding undecaprenyl-diphosphate phosphatase, whose amino-acid sequence MALALLQGVSELFPISSLGQTILIPALLHWKINRAAPSFLAFVTVLHLGTALALVIFYRKIWARIVRAFVASIWRGKIGDDPNEKLAWLLIVGTVPVGILGVLLKDSVQKFFGSAEVAALFLMINAGVMFLGEYLRQRQKTRLGRVDKPITSLSWLQSAGVGFGQALALFPGISRSGASIVAGLICDLDHEDAAQYSFLLATPVILAAGLFEIGELTGPGSRGVLVQAALGGVLAGIAAYASVAFLVRYFRRNDLRPFGWYCLLFGGLCFTLARMGVIH is encoded by the coding sequence ATGGCCCTTGCGTTGTTGCAAGGCGTGAGCGAACTTTTCCCGATCAGCAGTCTAGGCCAAACGATTTTGATTCCGGCGTTGCTGCATTGGAAAATAAACCGCGCCGCTCCGTCGTTTCTCGCGTTTGTGACGGTCTTGCATTTGGGAACCGCGCTCGCGCTGGTGATCTTTTATCGCAAGATCTGGGCGCGTATCGTGCGAGCGTTCGTCGCGAGCATCTGGCGCGGGAAGATCGGCGACGATCCGAACGAGAAGCTGGCGTGGCTCCTGATTGTCGGTACCGTCCCGGTCGGCATCTTGGGCGTGCTGCTCAAGGATTCGGTGCAGAAGTTCTTCGGGAGCGCCGAGGTTGCGGCGCTTTTTTTGATGATCAATGCCGGCGTGATGTTTTTGGGCGAGTATTTGCGTCAGCGGCAAAAAACGCGGCTCGGGCGAGTGGACAAACCGATCACGTCGCTGTCGTGGCTCCAAAGCGCAGGCGTGGGTTTCGGGCAAGCCTTGGCGCTCTTTCCGGGGATTTCACGGTCGGGTGCATCGATTGTGGCCGGTCTGATCTGCGATTTGGATCATGAGGACGCGGCCCAGTACTCGTTTCTCTTAGCGACGCCGGTGATTTTGGCGGCTGGGCTGTTCGAAATCGGCGAGCTAACCGGACCGGGAAGTCGCGGCGTGCTCGTCCAAGCTGCGCTGGGCGGAGTTCTCGCCGGCATAGCCGCGTACGCGTCGGTTGCGTTTCTGGTGCGATACTTTCGCCGCAACGACTTGCGTCCGTTCGGCTGGTATTGCTTGCTCTTCGGCGGACTCTGTTTCACACTCGCACGTATGGGAGTAATTCATTGA
- the moaC gene encoding cyclic pyranopterin monophosphate synthase MoaC, with the protein MRHFGPGGDLEMVDVSHKDHTVRTARAQSRVRLGAEAARALREATLAKGDALVAAQLAGIMAAKQTPALIPLAHAIPLGAVNVAFSWEDDVLVIESAARTTAQTGVEMEAMVAAAVAALTIYDMTKGIEKGITIESVRLLEKTK; encoded by the coding sequence GTGCGCCATTTCGGCCCCGGCGGAGACCTTGAGATGGTCGACGTCTCGCACAAAGATCACACGGTGCGAACGGCGCGCGCCCAGAGCCGCGTCCGCCTGGGTGCCGAGGCCGCGCGGGCGTTGCGGGAGGCGACTCTGGCAAAAGGCGATGCGCTGGTCGCAGCGCAGCTCGCGGGGATCATGGCCGCCAAGCAGACGCCGGCGCTCATTCCGCTTGCCCACGCGATTCCGCTCGGCGCCGTGAACGTTGCGTTTTCGTGGGAAGACGACGTGCTCGTGATCGAGTCAGCCGCGCGCACGACCGCGCAGACCGGTGTCGAGATGGAAGCGATGGTCGCGGCTGCGGTCGCGGCGCTGACGATCTACGACATGACCAAAGGGATCGAAAAAGGCATCACGATCGAATCCGTGCGGCTGCTGGAAAAAACGAAGTGA